Part of the Flavobacterium okayamense genome, AGCCAAGAACAAGCCTTGAAAAAAAAACATACTTGTACTATACATAAAACCAAAATTATATTTTGACCAACTAGAAGGTAAATAATCTCTATGAAAACTAGAAAGTATAATTACATATCTCTCAAAATAGAATCCAATTTTAATACAAAAAGCCACAATTAATACGTACCAAAATTTATTTCTTAATTTTTTAAAAAGTAAAGTATATGGTAAAATTGTTGCACAAATAAACATTAACCAATATGACCACCAATATGGTCCAGTTGCTCTATTATAAATAGCAACATTCTCATAGTTTACAAAAGCTTCAATCAAAAAACGTATCAAAATAGTTAGACTGTAAAAAATAATAATCCAACCAACAACATTTAATATCTTTCTAGAATGAAATTTCTCTTTAAAAATTGAATTTATAGTCCAAAGCATAAAAATCATTGGCAATAAACACAAAATTATATTTGTGTCTATAATATCAATAATTCTATCAAAAAGCTCCATAAATTAAGAAATCACACCACTACCAAGAATCTCTTCACCACTATGCCAAGCTACAAATTGCCCTTCTGTAATTGCCGATTGTGGTTCATCGAACTCAACGTACAAACCATTTTCAAATTGATACAATTTAGCTTTTTGCAACGGTTGTCGATAACGAATACGAGCCATTACTTCCATTGTTTCATTTGGTTGCAAGACTAAGTCTTCACGAACCCAATGTACTTCATCTTGTTTAATAAATAAAGCTTTTTTAAACAATCCAGGATGATTATTTCCTTGACCTGTGTAAATAATGTTTTTTTCGACATCAGTTTCAATTACGTACAAACCTTCTTTGGTTCCTCCAACATTCAAGCCTTTGCGTTGTCCTTTTGTGAAATAATGAGCTCCTTGGTGTTTTCCTAAAACCTTACCTGGAACTTTCAAATAATCAATGTTTGCAGACAAAAAAGCTAATTCTTGTTGTTTATTTTCAAACGAAGGAATTTGATTTTGATAAATAGCAGCATCAGCTGGAATTTCAATAATAACGCCTTCTTTTGGTTGTAATTTTTGTTGTAGAAACTCTGGCAAACGAACTTTTCCTATGAAACACAAACCTTGAGAATCTTTCTTCTCAGCAGTGATTAAATCGAGTTTCGTAGCAATTTCGCGAACTTCTGGTTTTGTTAATTCACCAATAGGAAATAAGGCTTTAGACAACTGCTCTTGTGACAATTGACATAAGAAATACGATTGATCTTTATTTCCATCCTTACCAGCCAGCAATTGATAAATTTCATTGCCATCTTTCTCTATCGTTCCTTTGCGACAATAATGTCCGGTTGCAACATAATCAGCACCTAATGACAATGCGATTTTCATGAAAACATCAAATTTGATTTCACGATTACACAATACATCAGGATTTGGCGTACGACCTTGTTCGTACTCGTTGAACATGTAATCAACGATACGGTCTTTATATTGTTCAGATAAATCTACGGTTTGAAAAGGAATTCCAAGTTTTTCGGCCACAAGAAGCGCATCATTACTATCTTCTAACCAAGGACACTCATTTGAAATTGTAACTGAATCATCGTGCCAATTTTTCATAAAAAGTCCGATAACTTCGTACCCTTGCTCTTTTAACAAATAAGCAGCTACACTTGAATCTACTCCACCAGAAAGTCCAACGACTACTCTTTTCATTTGCTTATTTTTTATTTTTTTCTTCTTTTAATTCTTCTTTGTATTCAAGTTCGTTAGGATTATCTAACTTAAATGTTTTTCCAGAAAACTCAGCAGCTGATTCTTTTTTAACCAACTTACCATTTTCATAAGTTTCCCAAGTTCCTGATTTTTTATTCTTTTTATACTGACCTTTTATTAACATGTTTCCTTCTCCATCATAAAAAATAGCAGTTCCATGCAATTCACCATTTTTGAAATTAGACTCCTCAATTGGCTTTCCATTTTCAGCATACTTAATATACTTCCCCTCCAGTAAATTATTTTTGTAGTACGATTTTTCAGCTAATTGACCGTTTGTATAATAAACATTTTTCTCACCATCAAGCTTTCCTCGTTTGTAGTTTTCTAAATTCATAATTTTATCACTTCTATAATGATAATATTTCCATAGTCCTTCAGGTTGCTTATTTACTAAGTCACCTTCACTAACTTTAAATTTACCATTATAAAAAACAGTGTAACAACTTCCATCACCTTTTGAAAAGTCACGAGTAGCCATTAACTGTTTGTTTTTAGAATCGGCATAAAACTTAAACAAACCAACTTCTTTTCCGTGTTCAAAAGTTCCTTCATAACGAAGATTCTTTGATTTTTCATAGTTTCCTTTCCATAATCCATGACGCTTACCTTCTTTATCAAATTCATTTTCTTGGGCAATGCCAATTGAAGAAGTTACTATTAAAATTAATATTAGTTTTATTTTGCTTAACATTTGTTTATTCAATATTTTAATTTATAAGACTTTAGTAATCTGACAGTTAAACAAACTATTAATTTAAGTTAAAAACATTCTAACTCTTTTATTTTGTTTAATTGTTTTATAATTTTGATTAAACAAAAAAATCAATAGTTATGAAAAACTCCACAAAATTAATGAAATTAATGTTATTGGTAGCAATACCATTAACATTGTTGTCATGTTCTGATGATGATTCAAACAACATGCCAGAAAATAATAGCATTGCTGCTATTGCTTCTAGAGCCCCACAATTCACAATTTTAGTTGACGCATTAGAAAAAGCCGACTTAGTAACTACTTTAGATGGTTCAGGTTCATTTACTGTATTTGCTCCAACAAATACTGCATTTACTAACTTTTTAGCAGACAACGGATTTAATTCATTAGATGATGTACCTGTTGCAACTTTAAGAGAAATTCTTTTAAATCATGTTGTTGAAGGAACTAACCTTTCTTCAAATTTATCTACAGGATATGTAAAGACTTTAGGAAAAGGTGCTGCTTCTGCTACAAACACATTAAGTATGTATATTAATGTTTCTTCAACTGTAATGCTTAATGGTGTTTCTACAGTAACAACACCTAATATTATGGCAGACAATGGTGTAATCCATGAAGTAAATGCAGTTATTGGCTTACCAACAGTAGTAACACATGCAACTGCAAATTCAAACTTTTCTACACTTGTAACTGCTTTAACAAGAAATGACCAACCAGATTTTGTTGGAATTTTATCTGGTACAACAAATTCACCGTTCACTGTTTTTGCCCCAACAAATTTAGCTTTTGGTGATCTATTAACAGAATTAAACGCTACATCGTTAAATGATATTGACCAACCTACTTTAGAGAACACACTAAAATATCATGTTGTAGCTGGTGGAAACGTTCTTTCCACTGATTTAACTAATAATATGATGGTTACAACTTTTCAAGGACAAGATTTTACTATCGGATTAACTGGAGGAGCAAAAATTACAGACGCTCAAAATCGTGTTAGTAATATAGTTGCAACAGATGTTCAATGTGCAAATGGAGTAATCCATGTTATTGATAAAGTTATTTTACCAACATTTAATTAATCCTTACCTATACTTTTACTCAAAAATTGCTAGAGAAACTCCGTTTTCAACGGAGTTTTTTTTTATTTCCCTAAATCTTCTGCTCTTTTATTAGCCTCTTTAATTGCTTTTTCAATATTTTCAAATACTTTTTCATTTGCAAATACATCTAAAGCAGCTTCTGTTGTGCCTCCTTTGGAAGTTACTTTATTAATCCAATCTTCATGACTTAAGTTACTTCTACTTTGCAACTGAACAGCACCTAAATAGGTATTATTAACTAAAAAAGTAGCTTCTGAATTTGAAAATCCTAAATTTTCAGCTGCCTTAATCATAGCATCCATAAAGTAATAAACATAAGCGGGTCCACTTCCTGAAATTGCTGTTGCAGGGTTTAACATTTTTTCATCAGAAACATACAATGATTTTCCTGTTGTATTAATTAAATTTTGAATGATAAATAATTCTTTTCTATCAATTTCTTGAGAAGCACTAAAAACTGTAATTCCTTGTCCAA contains:
- a CDS encoding fasciclin domain-containing protein; this encodes MKNSTKLMKLMLLVAIPLTLLSCSDDDSNNMPENNSIAAIASRAPQFTILVDALEKADLVTTLDGSGSFTVFAPTNTAFTNFLADNGFNSLDDVPVATLREILLNHVVEGTNLSSNLSTGYVKTLGKGAASATNTLSMYINVSSTVMLNGVSTVTTPNIMADNGVIHEVNAVIGLPTVVTHATANSNFSTLVTALTRNDQPDFVGILSGTTNSPFTVFAPTNLAFGDLLTELNATSLNDIDQPTLENTLKYHVVAGGNVLSTDLTNNMMVTTFQGQDFTIGLTGGAKITDAQNRVSNIVATDVQCANGVIHVIDKVILPTFN
- the proC gene encoding pyrroline-5-carboxylate reductase is translated as MKVLIIGFGNMGQTYANSFIGSGFVNSNDIFVLNRSEVEKTKRASIPKENFTIKSTQALFEVDIIILAVKPQDFMVMSHQIKPFLNEEHLFLSVMAGISIERIQNELNVEKVVRSMPNIPTQIGQGITVFSASQEIDRKELFIIQNLINTTGKSLYVSDEKMLNPATAISGSGPAYVYYFMDAMIKAAENLGFSNSEATFLVNNTYLGAVQLQSRSNLSHEDWINKVTSKGGTTEAALDVFANEKVFENIEKAIKEANKRAEDLGK
- the mnmA gene encoding tRNA 2-thiouridine(34) synthase MnmA, coding for MKRVVVGLSGGVDSSVAAYLLKEQGYEVIGLFMKNWHDDSVTISNECPWLEDSNDALLVAEKLGIPFQTVDLSEQYKDRIVDYMFNEYEQGRTPNPDVLCNREIKFDVFMKIALSLGADYVATGHYCRKGTIEKDGNEIYQLLAGKDGNKDQSYFLCQLSQEQLSKALFPIGELTKPEVREIATKLDLITAEKKDSQGLCFIGKVRLPEFLQQKLQPKEGVIIEIPADAAIYQNQIPSFENKQQELAFLSANIDYLKVPGKVLGKHQGAHYFTKGQRKGLNVGGTKEGLYVIETDVEKNIIYTGQGNNHPGLFKKALFIKQDEVHWVREDLVLQPNETMEVMARIRYRQPLQKAKLYQFENGLYVEFDEPQSAITEGQFVAWHSGEEILGSGVIS
- a CDS encoding toxin-antitoxin system YwqK family antitoxin; this translates as MLSKIKLILILIVTSSIGIAQENEFDKEGKRHGLWKGNYEKSKNLRYEGTFEHGKEVGLFKFYADSKNKQLMATRDFSKGDGSCYTVFYNGKFKVSEGDLVNKQPEGLWKYYHYRSDKIMNLENYKRGKLDGEKNVYYTNGQLAEKSYYKNNLLEGKYIKYAENGKPIEESNFKNGELHGTAIFYDGEGNMLIKGQYKKNKKSGTWETYENGKLVKKESAAEFSGKTFKLDNPNELEYKEELKEEKNKK